aaatttattattttcattattctcttcttcttcctcttcttcccgGAGGGGTCTTGGATGCTTCTTCCTCCTTTTCACCTTATATTCAGCTGTTTTAAGGTGTATGAATGCATGCCAGACACTAACGACGCATTAATTActctttcaaagcacatggaatcaaCGGAATTTGATCGGAGAGAAAATTCTCATCTGGTATTAGAAACCATTGAGGCATCTAGAGAGCCGACTGATGCTAATTATCATCCAACTTCTGGAATTAGAGATAAGCACAGGAAGTGAAGAAACTTCAAAAGCATGTAAATCCTATCATCGCAACAAGAACATGAAACTGAAATTTCTTGTAAGGGAATACAGTTTATGAGATTAAGAATGTACGCATGCATATGTCTGTATACAAGGATAATCCAAGTTGGAGTGTTACTGATGAGATTAACACCATTTATTTATTGTCTGAAGGTGTATTACGATGCTACAGCTCAAAAGGAGTAATTGTAATGGTGAATAGGAGTGATTAGGAGTttgataatagttgtttttaaaatataatttttttatagaaatatattaaaataaatttttttttaaattattgtattaaaataatattttttgtttaaaactatattaattttttttaatttttttttttgatattagcatattaaaatcataaaaaaatattaatttaatattttttttaaaaaatatttttaaaaaacatctaaaaacataaacaatcttACTTTCACATACAcctttacaaaaataataaaaaataaaaaaaaaccaagggaaCAAGGAAAAGAGAACCGGAATGTGCATCGAGGCAcaattgtttttgcatttaaaattgtgtattaaaaatttgtttgatttgaaaaaattttaaattgagttttttaatgtttgtttttttgaatgttttatatactgctataaaaaataaaataaaaatctaaaataatattttaatatatttgtatataaaaaaacacttttagaaAACCGGATTTACCAACACCCAACTATGTTTGATGGATTAGGCTTTGATTGGCTTATTAGTTTAGTAAATTTGATATTGTATGTACACGTGTTGAAATGAAAGTTGCgttaataaaaattgatgaatatttagttatattaaaagtgataatgaaaaacaaaatgacaatTTAAGATatgaactttttatttattatggtcgttatggaaaaaagaatataaaaattaactaaaacaaataaaagatttattttgtggtcatttaaacaaaacaaacaaaaataaaacacacacacacatatatatataacttgtcAAATGAAAAGATgaacaacgaaaaaaaaatactaaagaaaaattatttaagaaatattttttcatacaaaaataaaacttaagatTTAATTGTGATAgtatattttgcttttaaaagatAAGCGCTCCTTCGATGTGTGAAGCAATGgctttatttgtaatattttttttatttttttttaattttagatttatagttttattttttattttaccaagTATAATTTCAACGAGTTATatttaggccatgtttgtttccaggaatGTTTGACAAATACATGGAAAGTGAGTcaaaggaaagtgaattctggtCAAAGGAAATGTTAACGTTAAtctcaggaaagtgttttccgctttttattcttggaaaacactttcctgagccGGCGTTCTCGTGCTTTCttaactgttcatgttaattgcactgtttcAATGAACAGtacaattaacatgaacagtgtattgcgtacactgttcactaaaaaatagtgaacagtgcagtctcttgcactgttcacttgcctgcagaactcctttttttttttttttagtttgctattttttaacattaaaaaaaaaatagtttagagtgaattttataccttaatattttatccaattttattacatgctaaaaatattattgaaactatagtttttgtcggatgtatttcgtatgtaatggaattataaatggtttcatggaatagtaaaaaatatttcacaagcttatttctctacaatatgatatgatatatatagttatatttattaaaataaaccatcattatacattttaaattttcatttttttttattgttgattaaatattttatattaaatattttatattatattatataaattaaaaaaaattattaataaatattttccagttcatttttcatatacaaccaaacactggaccATAACACTaacaaacatcagaaaatactttcccggaattcactttccaggaattcactttccccggaatttattttccaaaaaaagcatttttgttCCCGTTTTTTAACCCATTTTATGCTATTTTGAATGCTGAGCATGAACtgttcatttcaatttctaatatactcatcagtttcctttgaatctACTAAATTTGACTGGACTGGCGATTTGTGATTGGCAATGGAAACCCTTCAGGCGTCAGAGAACTGGAAGAGATTTAACACGCAGCTTCTGTAACTAGAGATAAGCATGGGAGGTGAAGAacattcaaaatgatttttcacagaattccataaaaaaatctttcatcaCTACAAGAAGCCATTGTTATAAAGGAATGAAGCATACATACGTTTGTGACACCAAATATAATCCAGAAGGTGCACTTTATTGATCAGGTGAACATACGACTGGAATTTATATGAAGCACGTGCAATTTACTGGCTCAAATCAAGCAGTTCCCTTGAATTTCTTCGCAATGCCGGCGAAGTACTTCCCCTGGTGGAAAGCTTGGCCTAGTTCCAGCTCAGTAGGCTGTCTGGTGCCATCCCCGGCAAAGGTACCTGCACCGTATGGGCTGCCACCCTTCACCTGCTCCATTTCAAACATGCCAGCTCCAAAGGTGTATCCAATGGGGACGAAGATCATTCCATGGTGAACAAGCTGAGTGATAGCTGTCAAGCTGCATATTGAGAGGAAAAACAAGTGCTAGAATTTCAGAGTTCATACTGTAGACGTCCAGAATTATGAACTTGGAAGAACAAGAAAGGGTTTTTGTCAGGTGTTCAAATGGAACTTACGCTGTTGTTTCCTGTCCACCTCCCTGAGATGCAGTGCTGAAAAAGATTCCAGCTGGTTTGCCGGCAAGCTGTTGGGTTCCCCATAGCCCGCCGGTTGCATCCAAAAATGCTTTAAACTGTGCAGCCATCATTCCAAATCTGGTGGGGAAACCAAAAAGAACACCATCAGCCTCAGTAAGATCGTTGGGTTTGATGATTGGGACATCACTCTTTGGTGGTGCGCCCATCTTTCCAAGAACTTCTTCTGGCAGGGTTTCAGGTACCTGTGATCAATATGCCAAGAATATCAGGGGAACTCCAGTCCTCGAtacattaaaatacaaaatacctTTCCTAGAGCAACATTGCAAAAACTTAAGAAATTTGTGATGTAATATCAGAATTTTTACGATTTATGGATGAATCAAATACAGCTGAGGTTTTAGCCAGTTAGCCAAGAAAATCATCTAAATTAACTCATATCTCCTTTTCAACAGATTTTGACTTCTTTGCAATAGCAATGTTCTCTTCCAGAGAAATATAATCGGTCCATTCTGTTCTTCACAAGGAAAATATGTTTCTCAATCACTTTGATTTATCACCGCCTAAGGCTAAAGAGTTCAAATTGTCAGTGCTTCGGACAAGATTAAACACAGACCTGCCATAGCTTAATTTCCACTCCTTCCACAGTATCAGCTCCTTTCTTAATTTCTTCAGCTAGCCTTGCAACATGTCCATACATGGAGTAGTAACTGCAGAAGGAATCAAATAATTGACACTTGACATGATCAGTGAGACTATTCTGAAGATCTAGAAAAGTAGATAAACAGAATCATAAACTGTCCATCAGTGAGACTATTTTCccgattatattttatttctagaGAAAGAAATTTCTTTCAGTCATATCATTGATATGATCTTCGATCCCTACAGGATgatgagaaggaaaaggaaaaggaaatttgCATAAAGgtaattaattcataaataagTTATCTCAATGCTTGATGGAGACAGGAAGCTTTGTAGGGAAACAATAGCAAGCACTATGGAGGcctacatcaagaaaaataatccaaaaagaTTTTTGGTCCTAAGAGTGGTATAACCACCATCAATAACACATCAACGTGGTGGATAATAGGACTCAACCATCACCAAGGGGACAGCTTTTAGTGCATGAATTTCTATATCAACAA
This is a stretch of genomic DNA from Populus alba chromosome 11, ASM523922v2, whole genome shotgun sequence. It encodes these proteins:
- the LOC118031506 gene encoding probable NAD(P)H dehydrogenase (quinone) FQR1-like 1, whose product is MAVKIYIIYYSMYGHVARLAEEIKKGADTVEGVEIKLWQVPETLPEEVLGKMGAPPKSDVPIIKPNDLTEADGVLFGFPTRFGMMAAQFKAFLDATGGLWGTQQLAGKPAGIFFSTASQGGGQETTALTAITQLVHHGMIFVPIGYTFGAGMFEMEQVKGGSPYGAGTFAGDGTRQPTELELGQAFHQGKYFAGIAKKFKGTA